The DNA window GCACTACTGCAGTGACTGTATTTTTAACATTAGTATGTAACGACACGCACAAACATTAGACACGATATAATTTTCAAAATGGGTAGCATCATGTTGGTCCCCTATCTATGATTTATTGTATTGAGGCAAAATTTAACAGTATTATTCTGCCATTAGAGGCCAGATACGGGAATTTTCCTTTTCAGTGTCCAGATTCCCCTCTGGCTCTGAATATCTATCATACGTGAACGAAAAGAATGAACTAGGAGACAGATTCTAAAGATGGCACCAAAAGAATTCTTTTGGCTGTATGCATTACCAAACTCTAAGGTGTTTTGATATAAGACAGATTTTTGTGACTGGCATGACAGGTATGCATGTACGCCAAAATCGTTTGTTTTCAATGTCATGAAAATATCTGattaatttttatgttttagtGCACGCACTGTCTCTGAATTCTTAAGAATCAAACATCAAAGTcagcaagaaaaagaaaattacaaattgAACTTCTTTATTTCCAGTATATTAACTTACAATTTGTATCTATTATGATTATAAACTACAAATTTTTTGCCCATGTATCATCGTTCCGGAACCCATCCCATTCCAGGGAAATCACAAAATTTTACATATAGACTTAATAAATGAAGAAATAGAAACAAAGAATTAATATAGACAAGAACCTAATTTTAATCATTCACAAGTTACACTTATGGTTCGCTGACCTCGCCATCTCTACATATACCAACATCCATCACCATTCTTCCTTTCTTGTTTGACTTCATTACTCTGCAACAGTTTCTCCTTGGAGCCTGCCACAATTAGTTTTTGCATCTTAAAACTAAAAGCCTAAAAAACACTTAACAAGTTGGAACTATAAAGGCTAGTTATAAAGTTAGTTATGATTGAATGCTAATTGATATGACAAGAGAAGAAGAACATACCCTATCCCATAGATGTGGGTCTGATTTCTTATATACAATAATTTTATCAAGAGCAGAAGGATCAGCCATTTTCCATCGACATTCTGGATGAGGAACACGATGCCTTTCGTATTCACTCACTGTCTGATGTATTGTAGAATTGAATTTCGCCTTCGAAAGGTAAAACACAAAAGGCTTCTGACACGGATTTCGTGTAACAGGCCGTGTGTTGAAAGCATATGCAGTGTAATCGGCTCTTCTGTACCAATTAAGGAATGTTCTTGAAGGCATTTCAATTTCGCGAGGCGAAAATATCCCGCGAAATATCTGAACTGCAAAACCCCATGAAACTGAAATAGTCCATTTCTTTTCTTTATCGTAGCAGATGGATTGTTGAATTAGTCCTGCTGAGTCAAGCTTCATTGGTACTGTAAGGCGTTGAAGTGCTTCAACTCTTGTGGCATTAGGGAAAATCGGCTCAACGACATCAAGATGGTGTAGTGATACCAATGGAGTCACTGGATGAGCTGCAAGAAGCCCAAATAAGTTCCCATACACATCATACTGTATCAATAAACCATGGACCGTTAGTGTCAAAACTTGCACAATCGATAGCATGAATTCGTtgaatcatttttattattatgaacaaAACTTTGAGGATCATGTTCTAAAAGGTACTAATTCTTGACTATTTTATTCGATGCGAGACTTGtattttcaataaaattaaagaCACGGCTCTCCTAATTTTGCTAACATCCAATAAGACAGAACTGAGAAATTAAAATTAGTCTTTTTCCCCTACCTAAGTACTAAAGGAATGCTAAACTAAAGACCTAGTTTGGTGGGAAAACATTAAAAGACATAGTTTGGCCTTACCTGCTGAACTTTAGACATGGCAACTACTATAAAGAAATCTAAGctgttcaaagttaaaaatacTAAAACTCCTAAGATCCCACTCTGCATGAATTCcaattgaaaaaggaaaaataagtCAAAATTTAGAAACTAAGTGAATAGAAGAAGCACAAATAGGTAGTTTAGTTCACCATCCATCATCTATTAAAGGAGGTGTTTTACTAGTAATAATATGTTTGCATTTTGCAGTCAGAAACAAAAGATCACCATCAAATCAATCCCATTCCAACAACCAATTATccgaaaaaaacttttttttaataacaataatCACAATAAACTCATACATACACAATCGCAAAGTTCCGAGATTGAATTTAGATGATAATGTTTGTTGGATAAGTCAAAACTTGCTGACGAAGAAACCTAATTAATAAGTTACTACTTCAATTATAATACCATGCATGTATAGAAACAATCTAATTATTTTGCAAATCCTGCCTCAACGGATAAATCTAGACAGTATTAAGTTTGACACCATCACTTGAGTTCAAATCCAAAACCTTACATTTGTGTAACATCTCAGATTATTTGTTGTCTGTAAGTCGTGCTATTTATATTTTGATTATATATAACTTATATCGATttttaagtgaataaaaaaatTGTGTATAATTATCACTCATCTACCTCACATAAGACACAACGCCAGCCCATCTCACACTGCAAATTCGGTGTTGCTTGGAGCCAAAGTTACATGGGGCCAAACATGTTTTTAGTGGGGGCagtaaagcaataacacatcaccaACCAAATCAgatttaaaaaacaaacaaaaaagccCATCACATAGGCCCAAAAAGTACCTTTCATTCAACTCAGTCATCATGACATATAATCCACACATGTCTTATTCAAAACACAAAAACACACATAAGCATAATCAAATAATCACATAATCAAATAactaaattctaattaaaattaactaatcaACAATTAACAACTAACCTGATGAAAACCGATTTCTTTGGTGAGTGGAACACCGAGTTCCGCCATACAAGCTTGCATTCGATCATCAGAACCATAAAGTCCAGGATACCTATGAATACAACGATCCTGCATTTTCACAAGCGCTTTCGCCAATCCATAACTAATCGCAAATCCACCCCCACCATAAGCCATTccataagaaaaatatatattctgCAAATGACTCTCCGATAAGCTTCCAATGTAATAATACTCTTTATGATCATACttattcaaaaccctaatcaaaTTATCCGTTACAAAAACGGTGTCGTCGTCTCCCATTACAAACCACCGCACATCCTTAAGTCCTAAACGCACCGTTTCGGAAACGATTCGCGAGATGCGAATCGCGGAACGGTGGCCTTGTTTGTTTGTGTATGGAAAGTTGGATGTGTCGGTTGAGATTCTCACCATTGGAAGAGCTTCGTTTGGGTCTGTTTTTACGGTATCGTCGTCCACCCAAACTATTCCTCTCATTGTTTTGTTGTTGTACCAGAGTTTTATGTAGTTTTTTCTTTGTGGCCAGAGTTTTGAGGATGCTGCGATTCCGAAGACGACGTGTTTGAGGTCTGTTTTGTGGGGAGTTGTTGGAGTGAGTTTGGAAGTGGTGTTGATGGTGGATGAGTGGAGGTTGATGGAGAATGGAGGGTGGTTGCAGGTGGTTGAAGTGGAGACGAGTTTGAGAGTGTAGATGAAGTAGGTGAGAGAGACGGCGAGGATGAGCCATAGCATGAAGAGCTTTGGTGAGTGTGGATTTGAGGTTCGTTGTTGGTGTGTTGGAGTTACTATTATTTTGTCTGAGTCTTTCATTCTTGTTTATGTTTTGTGTATGATAATAGAAAAGATTATTTACAACAAGTAAGAGTAAGAAGAAGTGGTAGTATTTGAATAGAAAGAGATGGTGTTATAGAATGATTGAGAGTGTAGAAGGTATGATAGGGACCTATGCATTGAATTATGAGGATGGAATGAGAGTGAGAAGGAGGAAGTAGGGAGGTgaaaaaggagagaagagagggtAAAGTGGAGACGAGAGCATGCAGAAGTGACAGGTTGCACGCACTCCTGTACTGGAAGTGTCCCAATACCAGGACTAGTATTTATATTATTGCTGCTAAAGTGCTAGCTATTGTTTTGTGGGGACTCATTTAAATTTATAGGGATTTAGGAGCAACTATATCAAGGGTTGTTAAAAGAAACTCCACTATACTATTATCACCGGTTAcattataaaaagaaaatttattctttaaatttattcaaataattaatGTATATGATGTTAGAATTTTTGGGgtcatacatgtaataaattGATGTGTTATgaccattatttaattagtcaaatTAAAGTGATCTATTGAATATAAAATTTATGGCTAAAGACGtaattgtcatgaaaaatattttagtgtagataccaaaagtcttatttctattatttgtgatgggtaaaattgaaataataaacCTTGAATAATCATGACCTTTTATGGAAGGGCATGAGATTCTAAACTTGAATAAACATGACTCTTCATGAAAGGGCATGCGATTCTTATAAATAAGGGATTGTGGTCCCCAATTGTAGACACTACTAAAAagtatcataaaatatttattctctttatccCATTGAAAGATAAACTAAGGAATTAAGGAATCTACAATTGGAATGTCATTTATCCTATCAAGATCACCATCTTCTCATCAAAATTCCATAGATCTTAAAGGTACGCTTCCGCTTAATATTCCatcatgaattgagtatggattaataaaattttgattaattagaaaatttccaacatataaattttttatgttaaatatatgaatatttaataaatttaaaaattaaattttataaaacttGAGTGATTAGTCTCTTGCACGTGAGTATATTTAATTcataccaatttttttttattatttcaaacattttaattagagaaaaggggtgatgcactgacagtgtaaaaaagttttacactgtcaaccaatcacgaccttGTTAAGCGCCAAGTCATACTGTAAATTTTAAGTTACTGATATGATATGGCAGAATAAAAtgtttttattggatgacagtgtaaagattttttacactgtcagtgcactaccttttaactcttttaattatttaaccaatttaACTATATTTCTTAAATATACATAttgtatatttaaaatttaaaatgagttttaataaataataattatataatatgtactattattatttattaaaagtaaaaaggtaattcaaaagtaaaaaaagagCAAAACATAGTTGTACTTGGCTTTGTGCAGAAGAGTTTTGACCACTCTTATTTTAAGGCAATTATTCTAAACTTTATGATACAATACTATTGAAAAATGTGTAAACACTTCTTTTATCAGGTAACATTGATGCTCTAAGTTATTAATTTTGCGTATGAATTATTCTCATTAGTTTTATACTCTTCAAATCTATGTCCTATAATATTGCACTTGTCAAATAATTcggataattatttataaaaatatttcaattgtATTAGCTAGACAAATTTTAAACACatctaaaagaataaaaatatgtcAAAACAATATTGATTAATAAGGAATTAAGGAAATTaggtttaattattatttttagcttttttaatactaaataaataaataaatgttaataTATGTAGTGGTGTTaccgttatatatatatatatatatatatatatatatatatatatatatatatatatatatatatatatatatatatatatatatattattcttaaTTATATTAGTCTATATCAGAGTCCATACTTTatgatttttaattatttttaattaaaattaaaaaaaatcaatttatttgattttcgtcaCACCACATATTTATAGATAATTCAAAAGACAATAAGATAGTGAGTAAGAGAAACGTTTAAATTTCCAATCTTTGAAAAAGTTTAAATTTCTAATATTTTTCTGTTTGGCTTTC is part of the Vicia villosa cultivar HV-30 ecotype Madison, WI linkage group LG2, Vvil1.0, whole genome shotgun sequence genome and encodes:
- the LOC131652468 gene encoding uncharacterized protein LOC131652468; translated protein: MKDSDKIIVTPTHQQRTSNPHSPKLFMLWLILAVSLTYFIYTLKLVSTSTTCNHPPFSINLHSSTINTTSKLTPTTPHKTDLKHVVFGIAASSKLWPQRKNYIKLWYNNKTMRGIVWVDDDTVKTDPNEALPMVRISTDTSNFPYTNKQGHRSAIRISRIVSETVRLGLKDVRWFVMGDDDTVFVTDNLIRVLNKYDHKEYYYIGSLSESHLQNIYFSYGMAYGGGGFAISYGLAKALVKMQDRCIHRYPGLYGSDDRMQACMAELGVPLTKEIGFHQYDVYGNLFGLLAAHPVTPLVSLHHLDVVEPIFPNATRVEALQRLTVPMKLDSAGLIQQSICYDKEKKWTISVSWGFAVQIFRGIFSPREIEMPSRTFLNWYRRADYTAYAFNTRPVTRNPCQKPFVFYLSKAKFNSTIHQTVSEYERHRVPHPECRWKMADPSALDKIIVYKKSDPHLWDRAPRRNCCRVMKSNKKGRMVMDVGICRDGEVSEP